One bacterium genomic window, CGCTCTCCCTTTGGTCTTTGGACTTTGGTCTGGTTCCTCCTGCCCCCACGCTCCCATGCTTTTCACCAATCACACCTTTTCCCCTTTATGCTGTCTGGAATCGCTTTACGTTAATCCGGTCCTCATGCATTCGAGCTTGTGCAAGATCATAAGCAGCCTGCATGCGCAACCACGCGTCAGCGCTACTGCCGAAAGCTTTTTCAAGACGAATAGCCATATCAGGAGAGATACCGGCCTGCCCATTGATGACACGTGACAGAGTGTGGCGCGCGACGCCAAGGACACGGGCACCGTCAGTCACTGTAAGCGACAGGGGTGCCAGGCAGGCGTCCTTTATGGAGTGGCCCGGATGGGGCGGATTTTTCATTACCATTTTTTATCCTCCTCAGTGGTAATCAACCAGATTCACTTCAAAAATATCTCCGTCTTGAAACCGGAAGATTATTCGCCAGTTTCCTGAAACACGGACACTCCAGAATCCTTTTAATTCACCTTTGAGCGCATGGAGTACATAACCCGGCAAGTCGAGGTCAGATGGCGTCAATGAGACATCCAATCTGGCAAGGATGTCTTCAATCCTATTGATATTGTCGCCCCTCATCCGGCTGCGATCTCCATGTTCATAAAACCGCTTTAGACCACGGTGTTTGAAACTACGTATCATGGATCATGTGTACCTCGTACCGATACGAATGTCAAATATTCAACCCTGTCAATTTATTTGGGGGGATGGGATAAAGAGAGATGGGCATGAATATAGAAAAGGAAATATGGAATGAGGAATAAAACCTGTTATGCCTCTCCCCATCGCCCATAGCCTATTACCTATAGCCTGTTTTTCTCTTTGGACTTTGGTCTTTGGACTTTCCTTTACTCCCACCACGGCATGGAGAGGAGCAACACCATGCTGGCCACTGTGCCGGCGGCCAGCGTCCAGGAGCGCACCCGGTACCCTGACAGGTAGACCCTGGCCAGGGTGTAGAGGATCAGGGCGTTTGCCAGGGCAGCGGCAAAGGGCAGGAAAGAGGCCGCTCCGAGGAAGTGCTTCGCGAGGGCCGCTCCGAGCACTCCGATGTAAAGGCTCAGGATGTCCATCGGGTACGCGATAATGACGGCGAAGGTTCCTGTCCGGTAGAGAAAATAGCCCAGGAGGAGCAGGGCCGCGATCGCTGCGAGAACCGTCATCCACCCCACTGTTTTACCAGCGCCGCCCCATACAGTGACCAGGGTGACCTGGTTCAGGACAAGGGAGCAGAACAGGGCCACCCGCGTGATCTCGTAGCGGGGAGAGTCCTGGATATTGTTCAGGTAAAGGTCCAAAGCGCCCAGGACGAAAAGGGCCAGTACAGCGGCGACCAGGTGGGAAAGCAGCATGTGCCTCTTGAATAATATGACCAGGTTCACG contains:
- a CDS encoding HigA family addiction module antitoxin, whose amino-acid sequence is MVMKNPPHPGHSIKDACLAPLSLTVTDGARVLGVARHTLSRVINGQAGISPDMAIRLEKAFGSSADAWLRMQAAYDLAQARMHEDRINVKRFQTA
- a CDS encoding type II toxin-antitoxin system RelE/ParE family toxin, whose protein sequence is MIRSFKHRGLKRFYEHGDRSRMRGDNINRIEDILARLDVSLTPSDLDLPGYVLHALKGELKGFWSVRVSGNWRIIFRFQDGDIFEVNLVDYH